In one window of Camelus dromedarius isolate mCamDro1 chromosome 7, mCamDro1.pat, whole genome shotgun sequence DNA:
- the TAS2R38 gene encoding taste receptor type 2 member 38, which produces MLTPASIVTVSYKVKNAFLFLSVLEFAVGILVNAFIFLVNFWDVVRRQPLSSCDLILLSLSLTRLLLHGLLFLDAVQLACFQRMKDPLSVSYQTIILLWMIVNQAGLWLTTCLSLLYCTKIARFSPAFPLCLASWVPRKMPQMLLGAITFTCVCAALCLGDFFRRSHFSVTVMSFVNNSTEFDPQIAKLSFFHSFIFCSVGSIPSFLIFLVSSGVLIVSLGRHMRTMREQTEDSRDLSLEAHIKALRSLISFLCLYLLSLCAAHLSVPLLMLWHSKVGVMVCVGILAACPSGHAVILISSNTKLRRALESIALWAQSSRKVRAGHGAARGMQTLC; this is translated from the coding sequence ATGTTGACCCCGGCTTCCATCGTGACTGTGTCCTACAAAGTCAAGAatgcttttctgttcctttcagtCCTGGAGTTTGCAGTAGGGATCCTGGTCAATGCCTTCATCTTCTTGGTGAATTTTTGGGACGTGGTGAGGAGGCAGCCACTGAGCAGCTGTGATCTCAtccttctgagcctcagcctcACCCGGCTGCTCCTGCATGGGCTGCTGTTTCTGGACGCCGTTCAGCTGGCCTGTTTCCAGCGGATGAAAGACCCGCTGAGCGTCAGCTACCAAACCATCATCCTGCTCTGGATGATCGTGAACCAGGCTGGCCTCTGGCTCACCACCTGCCTTAGCCTCCTCTACTGCACCAAGATCGCCCGTTTCTCTCCCGCCTTCCCGCTCTGCTTGGCGAGCTGGGTCCCCAGGAAGATGCCCCAGATGCTCCTGGGCGCCATTACCTTCACCTGCGTCTGCGCCGCTCTCTGTCTGGGGGACTTTTTCAGGAGATCTCACTTCTCAGTCACAGTTATGTCTTTCGTAAATAACAGTACAGAGTTCGATCCGCAAATTGCAAAACTTAGTTTCTTCCATTCCTTCATCTTCTGCAGTGTGGGGTCCATCCcttctttcctaatttttctggtttcttctgGGGTGCTGATTGTCTCCCTGGGAAGGCACATGAGGACGATGAGGGAACAAACCGAAGACTCTCGGGACCTCAGCCTGGAGGCCCATATCAAAGCTCTCCGATCTctcatctccttcctctgcctgtaTCTGCTGTCACTCTGCGCCGCCCACCTCTCCGTGCCGTTGCTGATGCTGTGGCACAGCAAGGTTGGGGTGATGGTCTGCGTAGGCATCCTGGCAGCCTGCCCCTCGGGACATGCCGTCATCCTGATCTCAAGCAACACCAAGCTGAGGAGAGCCCTGGAGAGCATTGCGCTGTGGGCTCAGAGCAGCCGAAAGGTCAGGGCGGGCCACGGGGCTGCTCGCGGGATGCAGACTCTGTGCTGA
- the CLEC5A gene encoding C-type lectin domain family 5 member A isoform X2, which translates to MREEGHCLSRRSVFSGEGASPHHTKHKATGKIPTCKPARPSRERTGLLISFIMNWHMIISTLIVGVLKVVGMTLFLLYSCPRGWYFHQGRCYFLSISELPWNKSVESCKARGSTLAIVDTPEKLKFLQDIAGAEKYFIGLMYQGKEKKWRWINNSPFNGNVTNQIQNFNCVTIGLTKTFDAVSCDIPYRSICEKSSN; encoded by the exons ATGAGGGAGGAAGGACACTGCCTGAGCAGAAGGAGCGTATTCTCAGGAGAAGGGGCCTCCCCACACCATACCAAGCATAAGGCCACTGGGAAGATCCCCACCTGCAAGCCAGCCCGGCCTTCCAGGGAGAGAACGG GCCTCCTCATCTCCTTCATCATGAACTGGCACATGATCATCTCGACACTTATCGTAGGGGTGCTTAAAGTTGTTGGAATGACCTTATTTCTGCTTTACT CCTGCCCCAGAGGGTGGTATTTTCATCAAGGAAGATGTTATTTCTTGTCCATATCGGAATTGCCTTGGAACAAGAGCGTGGAATCCTGCAAAGCAAGAGGATCCACTTTGGCCATTGTCGACACGCCCGAGAAACTG AAGTTTCTCCAGGACATAGCTGGTGCTGAGAAGTATTTTATTGGCTTAATGTACCAAGGTAAAGAGAAAAAGTGGCGTTGGATCAACAACTCCCCGTTTAACGGCAA TGTTACCAATCAGATTCAGAATTTCAACTGTGTGACTATCGGCCTAACAAAGACATTTGATGCTGTGTCCTGTGACATCCCCTACCGCTCAATCTGTGAGAAGAGTTCCAATTGA
- the CLEC5A gene encoding C-type lectin domain family 5 member A isoform X1, with protein sequence MREEGHCLSRRSVFSGEGASPHHTKHKATGKIPTCKPARPSRERTGLLISFIMNWHMIISTLIVGVLKVVGMTLFLLYFPQIFGENNVNVVPTDVNLVPTHVSLIPTDVNLIPTHVSLVPTHVSLVPTQSYGTACPRGWYFHQGRCYFLSISELPWNKSVESCKARGSTLAIVDTPEKLKFLQDIAGAEKYFIGLMYQGKEKKWRWINNSPFNGNVTNQIQNFNCVTIGLTKTFDAVSCDIPYRSICEKSSN encoded by the exons ATGAGGGAGGAAGGACACTGCCTGAGCAGAAGGAGCGTATTCTCAGGAGAAGGGGCCTCCCCACACCATACCAAGCATAAGGCCACTGGGAAGATCCCCACCTGCAAGCCAGCCCGGCCTTCCAGGGAGAGAACGG GCCTCCTCATCTCCTTCATCATGAACTGGCACATGATCATCTCGACACTTATCGTAGGGGTGCTTAAAGTTGTTGGAATGACCTTATTTCTGCTTTACT TCCCACAGATTTTTGGCGAAAATAATGTCAACGTCGTTCCTACAGATGTTAACCTCGTTCCTACACATGTCAGCCTCATTCCTACAGATGTCAACCTCATTCCTACACATGTCAGCCTCGTTCCTACACATGTCAGCCTCGTTCCTACACAGAGCTATGGAACAG CCTGCCCCAGAGGGTGGTATTTTCATCAAGGAAGATGTTATTTCTTGTCCATATCGGAATTGCCTTGGAACAAGAGCGTGGAATCCTGCAAAGCAAGAGGATCCACTTTGGCCATTGTCGACACGCCCGAGAAACTG AAGTTTCTCCAGGACATAGCTGGTGCTGAGAAGTATTTTATTGGCTTAATGTACCAAGGTAAAGAGAAAAAGTGGCGTTGGATCAACAACTCCCCGTTTAACGGCAA TGTTACCAATCAGATTCAGAATTTCAACTGTGTGACTATCGGCCTAACAAAGACATTTGATGCTGTGTCCTGTGACATCCCCTACCGCTCAATCTGTGAGAAGAGTTCCAATTGA